In Nicotiana tabacum cultivar K326 chromosome 19, ASM71507v2, whole genome shotgun sequence, one DNA window encodes the following:
- the LOC142173892 gene encoding uncharacterized protein LOC142173892, producing MSQRSKDKDPAWRYGDRVNEKNTNIVCKFCNKITTGGIYRFKFHLIGGDRNVTSCPKCPPEVRDEIKNFVEKKKEQKNQMSHQPLVTNLDDDGDDDIEELSLPTKRGRDAISSSHGSTGTSRTKGPIDCYFPKKPEGKSGGKDVQKIAKDILRDRAVRAFARWVYDAGLPFNCVNYTDTFGDFIEAVGQYGPGMKPPTYHEIRGPYLNKEVEETNKIVEEHKVAWNKYGCSIMMDKWTARTGKMIINVLVNSPKGSLFLESIDASDSSTDHIKMFTLFQNTIEKIGPSKVVQVVTDNASENVKAGGMVEGAYKNVYWTPCAAHCINLIFGDIFKEKPFSTVFGQGVRVHSYISQRPLLLNMMKRFTGQKNLVKPGKTRFATAFLTLHSIHLQKSNLRKLFTSEEWSKSKFAKESAGKDVARIILSYSFWNNVLHALKIGGPLVKVLRLVDGEQKPPMGYLYEAMDRAKEAIQASFTDEQKYAKVFQIIDARWSEQLHRPLHAAGLILNPSLFYDQHENNSLAREVWTGFHEVVIKLTPDEDMQEKIVDQLAIYKAAEGLFKLRLAIKQRKTKSPVEWWDQYGVETPNLQTFAIRVLSLTCSSSGCERNWSVFEHIHTKKRNRLTLKRLHNLVFIKYNRALRRRYNHRNLIDPILLDNIDEANEWLTGVPENCEDEEVFEGDSNFTWGDVAVASGVGENPYGLRGNTSSSSSIRKGKSVATTSRSLSLIDEDESDHEEEEEGEEEDDEQYEDNRGIQDFDNLEEEQEE from the exons ATGTCTCAAAGATCGAAAGATAAAGACCCGGCTTGGCGATATGGCGATAGAGTTAATGAGAAGAATACAAATATTGTATGCAAGTTTTGTAACAAGATTACAACGGGTGGAATTTATCGCTTTAAATTCCATCTTATTGGTGGCGATAGAAACGTCACAAGTTGTCCGAAATGTCCACCGGAGGTGAGGGATGAAATAAAGAATTTTgttgagaagaagaaggagcaaaAAAATCAAATGAGTCATCAACCATTGGTGACCAATcttgatgatgatggtgatgatgatatTGAAGAATTGTCACTTCCAACAAAACGGGGAAGAGATGCAATCTCTTCAAGCCATGGATCGACGGGTACGAGTAGGACTAAAGGTCCTATAGATTGCTATTTCCCAAAGAAGCCGGAAGGAAAGAGCGGTGGAAAAGATGTACAAAAAATTGCTAAGGACATTTTGAGGGATCGTGCAGTTAGAGCTTTTGCACGATGGGTCTATGATGCTGGGCTCCCCTTCAATTGTGTCAACTATACTGACACTTTTGGAGACTTTATTGAGGCCGTTGGTCAATACGGACCTGGAATGAAGCCTCCCACTTATCATGAAATCAGAGGTCCTTATCTAAATAAGGAAGTGGAGGAGACTAATAAAATTGTGGAGGAACATAAAGTTGCGTGGAACAAGTATGGCTGCTCCATTATGATGGATAAGTGGACGGCAAGAACTGGGAAAATGATTATTAACGTGTTGGTGAATTCTCCCAAGGGAAGTTTGTTTCTTGAGTCCATTGATGCTAGCGACTCATCCACTGACCACATCAAAATGTTCACCTTGTTTCAGAACACCATTGAAAAGATTGGCCCAAGCAAAGTTGTTCAAGTGGTCACTGATAATGCGAGTGAAAATGTGAAAGCGGGTGGCATGGTGGAAGGAGCGTACAAGAATGTCTATTGGACTCCATGTGCGGCTCATTGTATCAACTTAATCTTCGGGgacattttcaaggaaaaaccctTCTCTACAGTTTTTGGCCAGGGCGTTAGGGTACATTCTTATATTTCTCAGCGGCCCTTGTTATTGAATATGATGAAAAGATTCACCGGAcaaaaaaatttggtgaaaccgGGCAAGACAAGGTTCGCCACTGCTTTCTTGACTTTACATAGTATCCACTTGCAAAAATCCAATTTGAGAAAGTTGTTCACTTCAGAGGAATGGAGCAAGAGTAAATTTGCAAAGGAAAGTGCAGGGAAAGATGTTGCACGCAttattctttcttattctttttggAATAATGTCCTTCATGCTCTTAAAATTGGTGGCCCTTTGGTTAAAGTACTCCGTTTGGTGGATGGGGAGCAAAAACCACCAATGGGCTACCTCTATGAAGCTATGGATAGGGCCAAGGAGGCTATTCAAGCATCATTCACTGATGAGCAGAAATATGCAAAGGTCTTTCAGATCATTGATGCAAGATGGAGTGAGCAACTTCATAGACCTTTGCATGCAGCTGGACTTATTCTGAACCCGTCACTCTTTTATGATCAGCATGAGAATAATTCATTGGCTAGAGAAGTGTGGACAGGATTCCATGAGGTTGTTATCAAGTTGACCCCAGATGAAGACATGCAAGAAAAGATAGTAGATCAGCTTGCTATTTACAAGGCAGCTGAGGGACTTTTTAAGCTCCGACTTGCTATTAAACAAAGAAAGACGAAATCGCCAG TTGAGTGGTGGGACCAATATGGTGTAGAGACTCCGAATTTACAGACTTTCGCCATCAGAGTTCTAAGTTTAACTTGTAGCTCATCCGGATGTGAAAGGAACTGGAGCGTTTTTGAACAC ATTCATACAAAGAAGAGGAATCGACTAACCTTGAAGCGCCTCCATAATCTAGTGTTCATAAAATACAATAGAGCATTGAGGCGTCGCTACAACCACCGCAATCTAATTGATCCAATTCTTTTGGACAATATTGATGAGGCTAATGAGTGGCTAACCGGAGTCCCCGAAAATTGTGAAGATGAAGAAGTATTTGAAGGCGATTCTAATTTCACTTGGGGTGATGTTGCGGTTGCTAGTGGAGTTGGGGAGAATCCTTATGGTTTAAGGGGGAATACTTCAAGTTCAAGCTCGATTAGGAAGGGAAAAAGTGTGGCTACCACAAGTCGATCCCTATCCCTAATTGATGAAGATGAAAGTGATCATGAAGAGGAAGAGGAGGGGGAGGAGGAAGATGACGAGCAATATGAAGATAATAGAGGAATTCAAGATTTTGAcaatcttgaagaagaacaagaagagtaG